One window of Atribacter laminatus genomic DNA carries:
- a CDS encoding KH domain-containing protein — MKDLVEYMVKALVDNPEQVKVSEVQGEQSVIYEVRVAPEDMGKVIGKQGRIARSIRTIVKAACVKSGKKAVVEILE; from the coding sequence GTGAAGGATCTCGTAGAATACATGGTTAAGGCTTTAGTTGACAATCCGGAACAAGTGAAGGTTTCCGAGGTCCAAGGCGAACAATCGGTGATTTATGAAGTGCGAGTTGCTCCCGAAGATATGGGAAAAGTCATAGGGAAACAAGGAAGAATCGCTCGCTCGATTCGGACTATTGTTAAAGCTGCATGCGTTAAGAGCGGCAAGAAGGCGGTTGTTGAGATATTGGAATAG
- the rpsP gene encoding 30S ribosomal protein S16, which produces MAVKLRLTKIGRKHAPYYRIVAIDSQKARDGKPVEILGNYSPIVNPPLWSVNFDRIQYWLSNGATMSDKVKALLKQTERPGIE; this is translated from the coding sequence ATGGCAGTGAAATTAAGGCTCACTAAAATTGGGCGAAAGCATGCGCCCTATTACCGGATAGTTGCGATCGATTCACAAAAAGCACGAGATGGGAAACCAGTTGAAATATTGGGGAACTATTCACCGATAGTCAACCCACCTCTTTGGTCAGTCAATTTCGACCGAATTCAGTATTGGCTTAGCAATGGAGCAACGATGTCTGACAAGGTCAAGGCTTTGTTAAAACAGACGGAAAGGCCGGGTATAGAGTGA